A portion of the Limosilactobacillus reuteri genome contains these proteins:
- a CDS encoding ABC transporter permease translates to MNKLFSKRRSQHFMLLLRYWRLVFNDHFVIALFFLFGALAYGYSQWLPTLGPHEWWTRLILIGWFTVIAQIGRLATLIKKPDPVFLLPQVEGIHRYLNQATWYSLILAEIMTVVGAFIALPFALTTEKLSSAEIMTIFLVAIVNKADWMHVARKSLSLRWGDQQWRTRLEYWVNPLLASIAMWLVNPYVGLVVAVLLYLAVIVYYRDLAVNWRIAVKAEQDRMYSVYRFFNLFTDVPSVQGNTKRRKWADDLIRWLSKDGQPWSYLYARAFVRSTEVSGIVSRLTLLGMVIVFLLPAGWLSTLVVVLFIYLIATQLMPLYDQYESNVFTHIYPIPASQQQADFKQLLAKVTALEALLIALASIGWQLNVGQMVINLIIAAVEVVLLSRFYFNVRVKKLMK, encoded by the coding sequence ATGAATAAGTTATTTAGCAAGCGTCGCAGCCAACACTTTATGCTCCTACTGCGTTACTGGCGGTTAGTCTTCAATGACCACTTTGTTATCGCCTTATTTTTCCTGTTCGGAGCCTTGGCGTATGGCTACTCCCAATGGCTGCCAACCTTGGGACCGCATGAATGGTGGACCCGGTTGATCTTGATCGGCTGGTTTACGGTCATCGCCCAAATCGGTCGCCTTGCTACCCTAATCAAAAAGCCGGACCCAGTCTTTCTCTTGCCACAAGTTGAAGGAATTCATCGTTACCTTAACCAGGCGACCTGGTATAGTCTGATCTTAGCGGAAATAATGACGGTGGTTGGTGCCTTTATCGCCTTGCCGTTCGCGTTGACAACGGAAAAACTCAGCAGTGCCGAGATTATGACCATTTTTTTAGTCGCCATTGTTAATAAGGCCGATTGGATGCACGTAGCTCGTAAATCATTGAGTTTGCGCTGGGGTGATCAACAGTGGCGAACCCGGCTAGAATACTGGGTAAACCCGCTGCTCGCTTCAATCGCAATGTGGTTGGTTAATCCCTACGTCGGTCTTGTAGTAGCGGTGCTTTTGTACTTAGCAGTAATTGTTTACTATCGTGATCTCGCTGTTAATTGGCGGATTGCCGTTAAAGCGGAACAGGATCGGATGTACAGTGTCTACCGTTTCTTTAACCTCTTTACTGATGTGCCAAGTGTTCAAGGAAATACCAAACGGCGGAAGTGGGCAGATGACCTGATCCGCTGGCTGAGCAAGGATGGTCAACCCTGGTCTTACTTATACGCCCGCGCATTTGTCCGGAGTACCGAAGTGAGCGGGATTGTCAGTCGGTTGACCCTGCTAGGAATGGTGATTGTCTTCTTATTGCCAGCAGGTTGGCTGAGTACTCTGGTGGTCGTACTCTTTATTTACTTGATCGCGACCCAACTGATGCCACTCTACGACCAGTATGAATCAAATGTCTTTACTCACATCTATCCAATCCCTGCTAGTCAGCAACAGGCGGACTTTAAGCAGCTGTTGGCCAAGGTAACGGCGCTAGAGGCACTATTGATCGCCCTTGCTAGTATCGGTTGGCAGTTGAATGTCGGCCAGATGGTAATTAATCTTATTATTGCGGCAGTGGAAGTGGTCTTATTAAGCCGTTTCTACTTCAATGTCAGAGTCAAAAAACTAATGAAATGA
- the trmB gene encoding tRNA (guanosine(46)-N7)-methyltransferase TrmB: protein MRVKHKKWADPLIAAHPELMIDDATQFKGKWQSRFAKEQPLHLEVGMGKGQFIIGMAKAHPEINFIGLEIQRTVAAIALKKALEEDLPNLQLICGDGEDLQEYFEDGEVAKMYLNFSDPWPKKRHAKRRLTYKTFLATYQQILQDQGVIELKTDNMGLFEFSLESMNNYGMIFDGVWLDLHHSEENEHNVETEYEQKFAAKGQPIYKLIANFK from the coding sequence ATGCGTGTGAAACATAAAAAGTGGGCTGATCCATTAATTGCTGCCCATCCAGAACTAATGATTGATGATGCCACTCAATTTAAGGGTAAGTGGCAATCACGGTTTGCAAAAGAACAACCCCTCCACTTAGAAGTTGGGATGGGGAAAGGTCAATTTATCATTGGCATGGCGAAGGCTCATCCAGAAATCAACTTTATCGGATTAGAGATTCAGCGGACTGTTGCGGCAATTGCCCTCAAAAAAGCACTTGAGGAAGACTTGCCAAACTTGCAATTGATTTGTGGGGATGGAGAAGACTTGCAAGAATACTTTGAAGATGGGGAAGTTGCGAAGATGTACCTTAACTTCTCTGATCCATGGCCGAAGAAACGCCATGCTAAGCGGCGCCTGACCTACAAGACCTTCTTAGCAACCTATCAGCAGATCCTCCAAGATCAAGGGGTAATTGAACTGAAGACTGATAACATGGGTCTCTTTGAATTCTCCTTGGAAAGCATGAATAACTATGGGATGATCTTTGATGGCGTCTGGTTAGACCTGCACCACAGCGAAGAAAATGAACATAATGTTGAGACGGAATATGAACAAAAATTTGCGGCGAAAGGCCAACCAATCTATAAGCTAATTGCTAATTTTAAGTAA
- a CDS encoding ABC transporter ATP-binding protein produces the protein MALEINKLVGGYSQIPVLKDVSFDVQPGELVGLIGLNGAGKSTTLNHVIGLLRPFSGSIKINGLTIQANPEEYKKEIAYVPETPILYDELTLREHIDLTIMAYELDHDEAWQRATKLLKLFRLDNKLDWFPANFSKGMKQKVMICCAFMTKAKLLIIDEPFYGLDPLAVHDLLDLIEQKKKEGVAVLMSTHVLDTAQRYCDRFVLLADGKVRAHGTLDELRAAGNHAGESLDEIYLHLAKGDRDE, from the coding sequence ATGGCTTTAGAGATAAATAAACTTGTTGGTGGATATTCCCAGATTCCTGTGTTGAAGGATGTCAGCTTTGATGTCCAACCAGGTGAATTAGTTGGTTTGATTGGACTAAATGGTGCCGGAAAGTCAACAACGCTAAACCACGTTATTGGCTTGCTGCGACCATTTTCAGGATCGATTAAAATTAATGGTCTTACTATTCAGGCTAACCCGGAAGAATATAAAAAGGAGATCGCCTATGTTCCCGAAACGCCAATTCTTTATGATGAATTGACCCTCCGTGAGCATATTGATTTAACGATTATGGCGTACGAGTTGGACCACGATGAAGCATGGCAACGGGCGACAAAACTATTAAAACTTTTTCGGCTGGATAATAAGCTCGATTGGTTCCCCGCTAACTTCTCTAAGGGGATGAAGCAAAAGGTAATGATCTGCTGTGCCTTTATGACGAAGGCCAAGCTGCTGATTATCGATGAACCATTCTATGGGTTGGACCCTTTGGCAGTTCATGACTTGCTAGACCTGATTGAGCAAAAGAAGAAGGAGGGCGTTGCGGTTTTGATGTCGACCCACGTCCTTGATACGGCGCAACGGTATTGTGACCGCTTTGTCCTATTGGCAGATGGAAAAGTCCGGGCACATGGAACCCTCGATGAATTGCGAGCTGCTGGGAATCATGCCGGCGAATCCTTAGATGAGATATACTTGCATCTTGCAAAGGGTGATCGTGATGAATAA
- a CDS encoding HIT family protein, producing MDNNCIFCKIINGEIPSYTVYEDDVVKAFLDISQGTPGHTLVIPKKHVPNLFAYDADLAAQVFSRIPKIARAVKASNPAIKGMNVVNNNGEVAYQSVFHSHFHLIPRYTSDDDFKMIFKDNSGNYNDEKYKEIQQSIIDQMKED from the coding sequence ATGGACAATAATTGTATTTTCTGCAAAATCATTAACGGTGAGATTCCTAGCTACACAGTCTATGAAGATGACGTTGTAAAGGCCTTCCTTGATATTTCACAAGGAACTCCTGGTCACACCCTCGTCATTCCTAAGAAGCACGTTCCCAATTTATTTGCCTACGATGCTGATCTCGCTGCCCAAGTATTTTCCCGTATCCCCAAGATTGCACGGGCAGTCAAGGCTTCTAACCCAGCTATCAAGGGAATGAACGTGGTTAACAATAACGGTGAAGTCGCTTATCAATCTGTCTTCCATTCCCACTTCCACTTGATTCCACGGTACACTAGCGATGATGATTTTAAGATGATTTTTAAGGACAATTCTGGTAACTACAACGATGAAAAGTACAAAGAAATCCAACAATCAATCATCGATCAAATGAAAGAAGACTAG